One stretch of Arachis duranensis cultivar V14167 chromosome 1, aradu.V14167.gnm2.J7QH, whole genome shotgun sequence DNA includes these proteins:
- the LOC107482483 gene encoding uncharacterized protein LOC107482483 produces the protein MEKREPRRTSATTNPPKLVREKRRKGRCLASSPARLGAIAAGALSPELGSRCPCRQRERNNETPSVSVTLVRCEREGAAVSSIAAVRKWFRPPQMPLPERKLRLCVSSRREWLCGFRDHCQSSGLSFCHLRPCCRRRKTLPERVLIVVSVLFKFREYYSHCMLVSVVVIIICRRCRLKWLPGYHRTGPETATVSVQPSFLIFVLLWLLQKWLGAEVLVPVSSV, from the exons ATGGAGAAGAGAGAGCCGCGCCGCACCTCAGCCACTACTAACCCACCGAAGCTGGTGCGTGAGAAGAGGAGAAAGGGACGCTGTCTTGCGTCGTCACCAGCACGGCTGGGCGCTATTGCTGCGGGCGCGCTATCGCCAGAGCTGGGTAGTCGTTGTCCTTGTCGGCAGCGAGAGAGAAACAACGAAACCCCCTCCGTTTCTGTTACCTTAGTCCGTTGTGAAAGGGAAGGCGCCGCCGTGTCTTCCATTGCCGCCGTCAGAAAATGGTTTAGGCCGCCGCAGATGCCACTACCGGAGAGGAAGTTGCGCCTCTGTGTTTCTAGCCGCCGGGAGTGGTTATGTGGCTTCCGAGATCACTGCCAGAGCTCCGGGCTGAGCTTCTGCCACTTGAGACCCTGCTGCCGTCGCCGAAAAACTTTGCCAGAAAGGGTTTTAATTGTGGTTTCTGTCCTTTTTAAATTCCGAGAATACTATAGTCACTGCATGTTGGTTTCAGTTGTCGTGATCATAATTTGTCGCCGCTGCCGCTTGAAGTGGCTGCCGGGCTACCATCGAACCGGCCCGGAAACCGCCACTGTTTCGGTTCAGCCGTCCTTTCTTATTTTCG TGTTGCTATGGTTATTGCAAAAGTGGCTGGGAGCTGAGGTTTTAGTTCCCGTCAGTTCTGTTTGA